The following proteins come from a genomic window of Chitinivibrionales bacterium:
- the pyrE gene encoding orotate phosphoribosyltransferase — protein MEQYKQDFITFMVKSKVLTFGDFTTKSGRKTPYFINTGNYQTGSQMAKLGEFYAQAILAKLGKDFNVLFGPAYKGIPLAVSTAVALSRTFGHDVSVCFNRKEAKDHGEGGTIIGHKPAAGDNIVIVDDVITAGTSVRESAAVLSAFAGAALRGLVVSVDRMEKGRSGASALLEAAGGLGMAAAAIVTIEEIVAFLHHRELDKKVVIDDAMKARIDKYRAEYGV, from the coding sequence ATGGAACAATACAAGCAGGACTTCATCACCTTCATGGTAAAATCCAAGGTGCTGACCTTCGGCGATTTCACCACCAAGAGCGGAAGGAAGACGCCGTACTTCATCAACACCGGCAACTACCAGACCGGCAGCCAGATGGCGAAACTGGGGGAATTCTACGCCCAGGCAATTCTGGCAAAGCTGGGAAAGGACTTCAACGTGCTGTTCGGGCCGGCCTACAAAGGCATCCCGCTCGCCGTGAGCACGGCCGTTGCGCTGAGCAGGACGTTCGGCCACGACGTTTCGGTGTGCTTCAACCGCAAGGAGGCAAAGGACCACGGGGAGGGCGGCACCATCATCGGGCACAAGCCCGCGGCCGGCGACAACATCGTGATCGTGGACGACGTAATAACGGCCGGCACGTCGGTGCGGGAATCGGCGGCCGTCCTTTCGGCCTTTGCCGGCGCCGCGCTGCGCGGGCTCGTGGTATCGGTTGACAGGATGGAAAAAGGCCGGTCGGGCGCAAGCGCGCTTTTGGAGGCGGCCGGCGGCCTCGGCATGGCCGCGGCCGCCATCGTCACCATAGAGGAGATCGTGGCGTTTCTTCACCACCGCGAGCTTGACAAAAAGGTCGTCATCGACGACGCCATGAAGGCGCGCATCGATAAGTACAGGGCCGAGTACGGCGTTTAG
- a CDS encoding glycosyltransferase family 2 protein: protein MMLSIVIPCYNEKRTIAPLLSRVLNAPLPPGVDREVIVVDDCSADGTADALAAVKDQRVKVLRHEKNMGKGAALRTGFTHATGDVVVVQDADLEYNPDEYGKLLGPILDGRADVVYGSRFMTTDERRVLYYSHYLGNRFLTFASNVFTNMNLTDMETCYKMFRREIIAKIKIRENRFGFEPEITAKVARLRCRVYEVGISYSGRTYEEGKKIGVLDGVRALWCIVKYNLLTH, encoded by the coding sequence ATGATGCTCTCCATCGTCATTCCCTGCTACAACGAGAAACGCACCATCGCCCCGCTGCTTTCGCGGGTGCTTAACGCGCCCCTGCCGCCGGGCGTGGACCGCGAGGTGATCGTGGTGGACGACTGTTCGGCCGACGGCACCGCCGACGCGCTCGCGGCCGTGAAGGACCAGCGCGTGAAGGTGCTGCGCCACGAAAAAAACATGGGCAAGGGCGCCGCGCTGCGCACCGGGTTTACCCATGCGACCGGCGACGTGGTGGTGGTGCAGGACGCCGACCTCGAATACAACCCCGACGAATACGGCAAGCTGCTGGGGCCCATCCTGGACGGCAGGGCCGACGTGGTGTACGGCTCGCGCTTCATGACCACGGACGAGCGCCGCGTGCTGTATTATTCCCATTACCTCGGCAACCGGTTCCTCACGTTCGCCTCCAACGTGTTCACCAACATGAACCTCACCGACATGGAGACCTGCTACAAGATGTTCCGCAGGGAAATCATCGCCAAGATCAAAATCAGGGAAAACCGTTTCGGGTTCGAGCCCGAAATAACCGCGAAGGTCGCGCGGCTGCGCTGCCGGGTGTACGAGGTGGGCATCTCGTATTCGGGCCGCACCTACGAGGAGGGAAAGAAGATCGGCGTGCTGGACGGCGTGAGGGCGTTGTGGTGTATTGTAAAGTACAACCTGCTCACGCATTGA
- a CDS encoding ATP-binding protein, producing MPVVVVTGMRQSGKTTLVRDLLPGRGRAYRSFDDFGILAQANENPESLFADAPVTFDEAQRATGIFMSIKKYVDSFRKNGSFLLTGSTNMLLLKSVSDSLAGRAVYLELMPFCPAEFVSDAAMPGLIDRLFEPDFSSREWPGSTPQWHPWLLKGGFYSSVTAASSEDRDFWFTGYVQAYLERDLRHISQIDQLPDFQKVMRFAALRTGRPINQSEIARDAAIPQSTCHRYLNLLEAGYQISRLPVYAVNRTKSLVKAKKLFWNDCGLAGWLAGLRSPADIPKRPDMGLWFEQALFQTFHAWTAMDPLRRKAYYWRDNRGQEVDLIIEKDDRIVACEMKASSTVMPVDAKNLDAFAGSLGGRRDRLARSIVLYGGASNRTIGDNCIALSAGCLFPG from the coding sequence ATGCCCGTCGTCGTTGTTACGGGCATGCGGCAATCCGGCAAGACAACGCTTGTCCGTGACCTTTTGCCGGGCCGGGGGCGGGCATACCGCTCGTTTGATGATTTCGGAATACTTGCCCAGGCGAATGAAAACCCCGAGTCACTTTTTGCCGACGCGCCGGTCACCTTCGATGAGGCACAGCGTGCTACCGGGATCTTTATGTCCATTAAAAAGTACGTGGATTCATTCAGGAAAAACGGATCGTTTCTTTTGACCGGCTCAACGAACATGCTGCTGCTTAAATCCGTGTCCGACAGCCTGGCCGGAAGGGCGGTGTACCTTGAGCTTATGCCCTTTTGCCCGGCTGAGTTTGTTTCCGATGCCGCAATGCCCGGACTGATCGACCGGCTTTTTGAGCCGGACTTTTCCTCGCGCGAGTGGCCGGGCTCAACGCCCCAGTGGCACCCCTGGCTGCTCAAGGGGGGATTTTATTCTTCAGTGACGGCCGCTTCATCCGAAGACAGGGATTTCTGGTTTACCGGCTATGTGCAGGCATATCTGGAGCGCGACCTCCGCCACATTTCCCAGATCGACCAGTTGCCCGATTTTCAGAAAGTGATGCGGTTTGCGGCGCTGCGTACCGGACGGCCCATCAACCAATCCGAAATCGCCCGTGACGCGGCAATTCCCCAATCCACATGCCACCGGTATCTTAATCTTCTCGAAGCGGGATATCAAATCTCCCGTCTTCCCGTGTATGCGGTCAACCGGACAAAATCACTGGTAAAGGCGAAAAAACTTTTTTGGAACGATTGCGGCCTCGCCGGCTGGCTCGCGGGCCTCAGATCCCCCGCCGACATCCCAAAAAGACCGGACATGGGACTTTGGTTCGAGCAGGCGCTGTTCCAGACTTTTCATGCATGGACCGCAATGGATCCGTTACGGAGAAAAGCCTATTACTGGCGGGACAATCGAGGCCAGGAAGTTGATCTTATTATCGAAAAGGACGACCGCATCGTGGCCTGTGAAATGAAAGCGTCTTCAACCGTGATGCCCGTAGACGCAAAAAACCTTGACGCCTTTGCCGGGTCGCTCGGCGGACGCCGGGACCGGCTCGCACGATCAATCGTGTTGTATGGGGGCGCGTCTAACAGGACCATCGGCGACAACTGCATAGCGCTTTCGGCAGGGTGCTTGTTTCCGGGATGA
- a CDS encoding MBL fold metallo-hydrolase, whose amino-acid sequence MKITFLGTGTSHGVPSIDCMLGNFAQCPKGVCGLSSIDPKHARTRSSILVEYGGRHVLVDVSSDFRQQALRERIPKLDAVLITHCHADHIGGVPDIRSYTTRRENPLDFYGSPESMAGIRSSFPYIFDPNAFWGGGIPRIALNPISGPFMLFEKKVFPLPVEHGGLAGCLGFRIGGLAYIPDLKSPRFPAQEVLAGLDILIVNCLRETKEHASHLVLDQSMKLAREIGPRRCRFIHMSHDIHYQLDGKKLDDWMEFAYDGMTVEV is encoded by the coding sequence ATGAAAATAACCTTTCTTGGAACCGGCACCTCCCACGGCGTGCCCTCCATCGACTGCATGCTCGGCAATTTCGCGCAATGCCCGAAAGGCGTGTGCGGGCTGTCGAGCATTGACCCGAAACACGCGCGGACGCGGTCGTCGATTCTCGTGGAATACGGCGGCCGGCACGTGCTGGTTGACGTGTCCTCCGATTTCCGGCAGCAGGCACTCCGGGAAAGGATCCCGAAACTTGACGCGGTGCTCATCACCCATTGCCACGCGGATCACATCGGCGGCGTTCCGGACATCCGCTCCTACACAACCCGCAGGGAGAACCCGCTTGACTTTTACGGCTCTCCCGAAAGCATGGCCGGCATACGGAGTTCGTTTCCCTATATTTTCGACCCGAACGCCTTTTGGGGCGGCGGCATTCCCCGGATAGCCTTGAATCCGATTTCCGGCCCGTTCATGCTGTTTGAAAAAAAAGTTTTCCCGTTGCCCGTGGAGCACGGCGGCCTTGCCGGGTGCCTTGGTTTCAGGATCGGCGGCCTCGCCTATATTCCCGACCTCAAATCGCCCCGCTTCCCAGCGCAGGAAGTGCTGGCCGGACTTGATATCCTTATTGTAAACTGCCTTCGTGAAACCAAGGAGCATGCAAGCCATCTTGTCCTGGATCAGAGCATGAAACTGGCGCGGGAGATCGGACCCAGGCGGTGCCGTTTTATCCACATGAGCCATGACATCCATTACCAATTGGACGGCAAAAAGCTGGATGATTGGATGGAATTCGCGTATGACGGGATGACGGTTGAGGTATGA
- a CDS encoding transcription termination/antitermination NusG family protein: MKRVDENPPARFPARPITEAADPWWVAKVKPRQEKAIAFDFVKAAIEYYLPLVTHVTRRKDNNKPRKSILPLFPGYISFCSRDTLVQGVYRTGRVVSIIPIKYQKRFMDELTQIYLAIEQGVQLEPVTVSYPLGTQVTVIAGPLCGLTGTISRVQESDRLFLSVTGLGQASMSIDASMVKPVT; this comes from the coding sequence ATGAAACGAGTGGACGAAAACCCGCCGGCACGGTTCCCGGCGCGCCCCATCACCGAGGCGGCGGACCCCTGGTGGGTCGCAAAAGTCAAGCCGCGGCAGGAAAAGGCCATCGCCTTCGATTTCGTCAAGGCCGCCATCGAATATTACCTGCCGCTCGTGACGCACGTGACGCGGCGCAAGGACAACAACAAGCCGCGCAAATCCATCCTGCCGCTGTTCCCGGGATACATCAGTTTCTGCAGCAGGGACACGCTCGTGCAGGGCGTGTACCGCACCGGCCGCGTCGTGTCGATCATCCCCATAAAATACCAGAAAAGGTTCATGGACGAGCTCACCCAGATCTACCTGGCCATCGAACAGGGCGTGCAGCTCGAGCCGGTGACGGTTTCGTATCCTCTGGGGACGCAGGTGACGGTGATAGCCGGCCCGCTTTGCGGCCTCACCGGAACCATTTCACGAGTGCAGGAATCAGACAGGCTATTTCTGTCGGTGACCGGTCTTGGCCAGGCCTCGATGAGCATTGACGCGTCCATGGTTAAGCCCGTTACTTAA
- a CDS encoding C1 family peptidase, whose amino-acid sequence MPAKPKYRKYGWKPDLPDARDVKYSLVYQVPATLPPKADLQGICPPVENQGQLGACSAHALTSALEALEKKDRLAPVQMSRLFVYYNERSLEHTVNQDSGAMIRDGIKTLAKQGCCAEAKWPYVISKFTAKPSAACYKDGAQHQITSYQRLDTIDHMRACLATGFPFVFGFTVYESFESQQVAKTGIVNMPKTTERSLGGHAVLAVGYDDAAKRFTIRNSWGPAWGIKGYFTMPYEYLGSRELSDDFWTIRRGEKM is encoded by the coding sequence ATGCCCGCAAAACCGAAGTACAGAAAGTACGGCTGGAAACCAGACCTGCCCGACGCCCGCGACGTGAAATATTCCCTCGTGTACCAGGTGCCGGCAACGCTGCCGCCAAAAGCCGACCTGCAGGGCATCTGCCCGCCGGTGGAAAACCAGGGACAGCTCGGCGCCTGCTCCGCGCACGCGCTCACGTCCGCGCTCGAGGCGCTCGAGAAAAAAGACAGGCTCGCGCCCGTGCAGATGAGCAGGCTCTTCGTGTATTACAACGAGCGGAGCCTGGAACACACCGTGAACCAGGACTCGGGCGCCATGATCCGCGACGGCATCAAGACCCTGGCCAAGCAGGGCTGCTGCGCCGAAGCCAAATGGCCCTACGTGATATCGAAGTTCACGGCAAAGCCCTCGGCCGCGTGCTACAAGGACGGCGCGCAGCACCAGATCACGTCGTACCAGCGGCTCGACACCATAGACCATATGCGCGCGTGCCTGGCAACCGGGTTCCCGTTCGTGTTCGGCTTCACCGTGTACGAATCGTTCGAATCGCAGCAGGTGGCAAAGACCGGCATCGTGAACATGCCCAAGACGACCGAGCGCAGCCTGGGCGGACACGCCGTTCTCGCCGTGGGCTACGACGACGCGGCCAAGCGCTTTACCATCAGGAATTCGTGGGGCCCCGCGTGGGGCATCAAGGGGTATTTCACCATGCCGTATGAATACCTGGGGTCAAGAGAGCTGTCGGACGATTTCTGGACGATAAGAAGAGGGGAGAAAATGTAA
- the wecB gene encoding UDP-N-acetylglucosamine 2-epimerase (non-hydrolyzing), with the protein MKKIITIIGARPQFIKAAPVSRAFKKHGGVEEILVHTGQHYDANMSQVFFDELEIPAPRHNLEVGSAGHGGQTGEMLKRLEPLLVSEKPDAVLVYGDTNSTLAGALAAAKLNVPVGHVEAGLRSFNRKMPEEINRVVADHLSTFLFCPTKTAAANLKREGITRNVFNTGDVMYDAAVLFAKKAKAGSAVLDALGLAPREYVLVTVHRAENTDDKAALAGILASLDRIASDVPVVFPMHPRTKKMVGSFGLGKFLKKITVTGPAGFLDMVRLESGAKLIVTDSGGVQKEAYFHKVPCVTLRAETEWVETVAAGWNRTPKDMTVESVLDAVEKMTGPNKKRKTIAEYGDGKAAEKIVKILVERLRS; encoded by the coding sequence GTGAAAAAAATCATCACCATCATCGGCGCGCGGCCGCAGTTCATCAAGGCCGCGCCCGTGTCGCGGGCGTTTAAAAAGCACGGCGGTGTGGAAGAAATCCTGGTGCACACGGGCCAGCACTACGACGCGAACATGTCGCAGGTGTTTTTCGACGAGCTGGAAATCCCGGCGCCGCGGCACAACCTGGAGGTGGGCAGCGCCGGCCACGGCGGACAAACCGGCGAAATGCTCAAGCGGCTCGAGCCGCTTCTCGTTTCCGAAAAGCCCGACGCGGTGCTCGTTTACGGCGACACGAACTCCACGCTCGCGGGCGCGCTCGCAGCGGCAAAGCTGAACGTGCCGGTCGGGCACGTGGAGGCGGGCCTCCGCTCGTTCAACAGGAAAATGCCCGAGGAGATCAACCGGGTGGTTGCAGACCATTTGTCAACCTTTCTCTTCTGCCCCACGAAAACCGCGGCCGCCAATTTGAAACGGGAAGGGATCACCCGCAACGTGTTCAACACCGGAGACGTGATGTACGACGCTGCGGTCCTGTTCGCGAAAAAGGCAAAGGCAGGGAGCGCCGTTCTGGACGCGCTGGGCCTGGCGCCCCGGGAATATGTCCTCGTCACCGTGCACCGGGCGGAAAACACCGACGACAAGGCGGCGCTCGCGGGCATCCTCGCGAGCCTGGACCGGATCGCCTCCGATGTTCCCGTGGTCTTCCCCATGCACCCGCGCACGAAAAAGATGGTAGGCTCGTTCGGGCTCGGAAAATTTTTGAAAAAAATAACGGTGACCGGGCCCGCCGGGTTCCTCGACATGGTCCGCCTGGAAAGCGGCGCCAAGCTCATCGTGACCGACTCGGGCGGCGTGCAGAAGGAGGCGTATTTCCACAAGGTGCCGTGCGTCACGCTGCGCGCCGAGACCGAATGGGTGGAGACCGTGGCCGCCGGGTGGAACAGGACCCCAAAAGACATGACCGTGGAATCGGTGCTTGACGCAGTGGAAAAAATGACGGGGCCAAACAAAAAGCGGAAAACCATCGCCGAGTACGGGGACGGCAAGGCGGCTGAGAAAATCGTGAAGATACTGGTTGAAAGGTTGAGGAGTTGA